A window of the Armatimonadota bacterium genome harbors these coding sequences:
- a CDS encoding acyl-CoA dehydrogenase family protein, with protein sequence MSLTLRGGEFIIKDCDPSQTFTPEDLTSEDHLIAQAAEDFIRGEVMTQYDAIESQADGVMIGLLKKAGQLGLMAGGLPEAFGGAGLSKATTTLVSERISIQPSFAVSLGAHIGIGTLPILFFGTPEQKRKYIPKLGSGEQIAAFSLSEAECGSDPLSAKTKATLSPDGTKYLLNGAKMWTTNGGFADVFIVFAKIDGEQFTAFIVERNFPGVSVGREEHKLGIKGSSTRRVILENAEVPIENVLGEIGKGHRIAFGVLNIGRFKLAASALGVSKEALRIAVRYAKERKQFGREIASFGMIQQKIADMATKVYVLESAIYRTAGLLDSVFHDIDASAPDANDNYRRADEEYPVECAIMKVFGSEVLDFVVDENLQIHGGFGFTEEFPAARMYRDARINRIFEGTNEINRLLSLGMLMKRALKGHLPGLMEAAQAIRSELNTPQMPAPDPTEPIEIVAKQVGGMKKAALMTAGMAVETLGATIENEQEIVAALADCLIEIYALESALLRTRKLSQKGLNVDLPAAMTMLYGYSALDNVERSARWAINAFAEGDTRQTLLIALRRYCKRIECNPIGLQRQAAAYVIEREREWSASSAK encoded by the coding sequence ACGGGGTCATGATCGGACTGCTCAAGAAAGCGGGCCAGTTAGGCTTGATGGCAGGCGGACTGCCCGAGGCTTTTGGCGGCGCGGGTTTAAGCAAAGCGACCACCACGCTCGTCAGCGAGCGCATCAGCATCCAGCCGAGTTTCGCCGTCTCGCTGGGCGCCCACATAGGCATCGGCACCCTGCCCATCCTCTTCTTCGGCACGCCCGAACAGAAGAGAAAGTACATTCCAAAACTGGGAAGCGGCGAGCAGATCGCGGCCTTCAGCTTGAGCGAGGCCGAGTGCGGTTCCGACCCCCTCAGCGCCAAGACAAAGGCGACCCTCTCGCCCGATGGAACCAAGTATCTGCTGAACGGCGCCAAAATGTGGACCACTAACGGCGGATTTGCAGATGTCTTCATCGTCTTTGCCAAGATCGATGGAGAGCAGTTCACCGCATTCATTGTTGAGCGCAACTTTCCGGGAGTCTCGGTTGGGCGAGAAGAGCACAAATTAGGCATCAAGGGCAGCTCGACTCGGCGCGTCATCCTTGAGAACGCCGAGGTGCCTATCGAAAATGTCTTGGGCGAGATCGGCAAAGGGCATCGCATCGCGTTCGGAGTGCTCAACATCGGTCGCTTCAAACTGGCAGCCAGCGCGCTCGGCGTCTCAAAAGAGGCGCTTCGCATCGCTGTTCGATATGCCAAGGAGCGCAAACAGTTTGGGCGAGAAATCGCCTCGTTTGGCATGATCCAGCAGAAAATCGCCGATATGGCCACCAAGGTCTACGTGCTAGAGAGCGCGATCTACCGCACGGCGGGTCTGCTCGATAGCGTCTTCCATGACATCGATGCCTCCGCGCCGGATGCCAACGATAACTATCGCCGTGCGGACGAAGAGTATCCCGTCGAATGCGCAATCATGAAGGTGTTCGGCTCCGAGGTCCTTGATTTTGTGGTCGATGAAAACCTCCAGATTCATGGCGGCTTTGGGTTTACCGAGGAGTTTCCTGCGGCGCGAATGTACCGAGATGCGCGGATCAACCGCATTTTTGAAGGAACGAACGAGATCAACCGCTTGCTCTCTCTGGGGATGCTGATGAAGCGCGCGCTGAAAGGCCACCTGCCGGGATTAATGGAGGCGGCGCAAGCCATTCGCTCGGAGTTGAATACGCCGCAGATGCCAGCCCCAGACCCGACGGAACCGATCGAAATCGTCGCCAAGCAGGTCGGCGGAATGAAGAAGGCCGCATTGATGACAGCGGGCATGGCGGTCGAGACCTTGGGCGCGACGATCGAGAACGAACAAGAGATCGTCGCCGCTCTCGCGGACTGCCTGATCGAGATTTATGCGCTCGAATCGGCGCTGCTGCGGACAAGAAAACTGAGCCAAAAAGGCTTGAACGTCGATCTTCCCGCCGCCATGACCATGCTCTACGGCTATAGCGCTCTCGATAACGTCGAGCGGTCGGCGCGATGGGCGATCAACGCCTTTGCCGAAGGCGATACGCGCCAGACGCTCTTGATCGCCCTCCGCCGCTACTGCAAGCGAATCGAGTGCAACCCGATCGGGCTTCAGCGCCAAGCAGCGGCCTACGTGATCGAGCGGGAAAGGGAGTGGTCTGCCTCGAGCGCCAAGTGA
- a CDS encoding cystathionine gamma-synthase family protein: protein MGDQYRRQINDRTLRPESLMMSYGYLPEWSECALKCPIFQTSTFVFRTAEEGKAFFEIAYGLREQGPGETLGLIYSRLNNPDLEILEDRLTLWDGAEDCAVFESGMAAICGAMFSFLRPGDVLLHSEPLYGGTDHLIKHVLTEYGIVPVPFAAGTSESGILRILDQSDSADKLKMIYIETPANPTNVLVDIEMCAHIARARSTPERPVITAVDNTFLGPVFQHPIKHGADLVLYSATKYIAGHSDVIAGACLGPKNYIQTIKAWRTFMGSMCSPWTGWLLMRSLETLKLRMTCQMKNARVVADFLADHPQVERVHYLGHMTEHCSQYATYQRQCLSPGAMISFEVVGGEREAFRFLNSLKLIKLAVSLGGTESLAEHPCTMTHADMSSEDKKQFGIKENLIRLSVGVEHPEDLIADLDQALRCGVEARPAAMK, encoded by the coding sequence ATGGGCGACCAATATCGCCGTCAGATCAACGATAGAACCCTTCGGCCAGAAAGCCTGATGATGAGCTACGGCTACCTGCCCGAGTGGTCGGAATGCGCGCTAAAGTGCCCCATTTTCCAAACTTCGACCTTTGTCTTTCGCACGGCGGAAGAAGGAAAGGCCTTCTTTGAAATCGCCTATGGTTTGCGCGAGCAGGGACCCGGCGAAACGCTCGGTCTCATCTATAGTCGCTTAAACAACCCAGATTTAGAAATCCTGGAGGATCGCCTTACGCTTTGGGACGGCGCCGAGGATTGTGCCGTATTCGAAAGCGGCATGGCGGCCATCTGTGGCGCGATGTTCTCCTTTTTGCGTCCGGGCGATGTGCTGTTGCACAGCGAGCCGCTCTATGGAGGCACCGACCACTTGATCAAGCACGTCCTTACCGAATATGGGATCGTGCCAGTGCCCTTTGCGGCCGGAACGAGCGAGAGCGGCATCCTGCGGATTCTGGATCAAAGCGATAGCGCGGACAAACTGAAGATGATCTATATCGAGACGCCTGCCAACCCGACAAACGTGCTGGTCGACATCGAAATGTGCGCTCACATCGCCAGAGCGCGCTCGACTCCAGAACGCCCGGTCATTACCGCTGTCGACAACACCTTTTTGGGGCCCGTGTTCCAACACCCGATAAAGCATGGCGCCGATTTAGTGCTCTACTCGGCTACCAAGTACATCGCGGGACACTCGGACGTTATTGCCGGAGCATGCCTTGGTCCAAAGAACTACATTCAGACCATCAAGGCATGGCGAACTTTCATGGGCTCAATGTGCAGCCCGTGGACAGGCTGGCTTTTGATGCGGAGCCTAGAAACCCTGAAGTTGCGAATGACCTGCCAGATGAAGAACGCCCGCGTGGTGGCCGACTTCTTGGCCGACCATCCTCAAGTCGAGCGCGTTCACTACTTAGGACATATGACCGAGCATTGCAGCCAGTACGCGACCTATCAGCGACAGTGCTTGAGCCCGGGCGCGATGATCTCGTTCGAAGTGGTCGGCGGAGAGAGGGAAGCGTTTCGTTTTCTCAACTCGCTCAAACTAATCAAACTGGCCGTTTCGTTAGGCGGTACCGAATCGCTGGCCGAGCACCCCTGCACAATGACACATGCCGACATGTCCAGCGAGGACAAGAAGCAGTTCGGAATAAAGGAGAACCTAATCCGCCTATCCGTTGGCGTAGAACACCCCGAAGACCTAATTGCCGACTTAGATCAAGCGCTGCGGTGCGGCGTAGAGGCGCGGCCCGCCGCCATGAAGTAG
- a CDS encoding long-chain fatty acid--CoA ligase has translation MADTLVELIRSNAQSLGDLTAYRFWRDGAVTDVTWSQFDRDCDAFAQLLIDRGAMPGDRIVLLSENRYEWLVADQAILRAGAFTVALHYPLTKEQAAAQAKDCGARLAIVSGEHQSAKLPDLDCILIDSRGKPPSDEVIRRSKAIAPNDVATIIYTSGTTGESKGAMLTHQNLLSNARALRELVQAESHENVVLNFLPLSHIYARTSDYISAAVQGVVMALAASIETVGQDLQTFRPHAINAVPRFYEKVRERIIERRIVRLLGPLGRRLAVKKAFGGRLRYAFSGGAALDPTVQEFFSQAGLTIYQGYGLTETSPVVSTCWEEAFKPNTAGRAAPGVEIKIAEDGEILVRGPNVFVGYWNNEAATREAFDEDGWFRTGDVGELDNDGFLKITDRKKDIFVLSGGKNVAPMPIENALINDPFILQAVVFGDKQKFTGALIVPDREALSGKFDLSDNEGIKTFLQQRIDLALATFSPHERVKRFAIVEEPFSMENGSMTVTLKLRRSRILHQYADLVEKVYRD, from the coding sequence GTGGCCGATACCCTGGTCGAACTGATCCGGTCAAACGCACAATCGCTCGGCGACTTGACGGCCTATCGCTTCTGGCGGGACGGTGCCGTAACCGATGTTACATGGTCGCAGTTTGACCGCGATTGCGATGCGTTCGCACAGTTGCTGATCGATCGAGGCGCGATGCCGGGAGATCGGATCGTGCTGCTTTCTGAGAACCGATACGAATGGTTGGTGGCCGACCAAGCCATCCTGCGCGCGGGCGCGTTCACGGTTGCGCTTCACTATCCGCTGACGAAGGAGCAGGCCGCCGCTCAAGCAAAAGACTGTGGAGCGCGACTGGCCATCGTTTCTGGAGAGCATCAATCGGCCAAACTCCCAGACCTTGATTGCATCCTGATCGACTCAAGAGGCAAGCCGCCTTCAGATGAGGTCATCAGGCGATCCAAAGCGATCGCCCCTAACGACGTTGCCACAATCATCTATACGTCGGGCACGACGGGCGAGAGCAAGGGCGCCATGCTGACTCATCAGAACCTGCTTTCGAACGCCCGAGCGCTCAGAGAGTTGGTTCAAGCCGAATCGCACGAGAACGTCGTGCTCAACTTTCTCCCGCTAAGCCACATCTATGCGCGCACCAGCGACTATATCTCGGCGGCAGTGCAGGGCGTCGTAATGGCGTTGGCCGCTAGCATCGAGACCGTCGGTCAAGACCTACAAACGTTCCGACCGCACGCGATTAACGCCGTGCCCAGATTTTACGAGAAAGTGAGAGAACGCATCATCGAGAGGCGAATTGTCCGTCTGCTCGGGCCCCTGGGTCGTCGTCTCGCGGTCAAAAAGGCGTTTGGCGGGCGGCTGCGCTATGCGTTCTCCGGTGGGGCGGCGCTGGATCCAACTGTGCAAGAGTTCTTTAGTCAAGCCGGACTAACCATCTATCAAGGATACGGATTGACAGAAACCTCGCCCGTAGTCTCAACCTGCTGGGAGGAGGCTTTCAAACCGAACACCGCTGGTCGAGCCGCCCCCGGCGTCGAGATCAAGATCGCAGAAGACGGCGAAATACTGGTACGCGGGCCTAACGTGTTCGTAGGATACTGGAACAACGAGGCCGCGACCAGAGAGGCGTTTGATGAGGACGGCTGGTTCCGCACGGGCGATGTCGGCGAGCTCGACAACGACGGCTTTCTCAAAATTACCGATCGGAAGAAGGACATCTTTGTGCTTTCGGGCGGCAAGAACGTTGCGCCAATGCCGATCGAGAACGCGCTGATCAACGATCCCTTTATCCTGCAGGCCGTGGTGTTTGGCGACAAGCAAAAGTTTACTGGGGCGCTCATCGTTCCCGACCGAGAAGCGCTATCCGGCAAGTTCGATCTCTCGGACAACGAAGGGATCAAAACCTTTCTACAACAGCGCATCGATCTGGCATTGGCAACCTTTTCGCCCCATGAGCGAGTCAAACGATTCGCCATAGTCGAGGAGCCCTTTTCGATGGAGAACGGGTCGATGACGGTAACGCTCAAGCTTCGCCGCTCGCGCATTCTCCATCAGTATGCCGACCTCGTCGAGAAGGTTTACCGCGACTAA
- a CDS encoding stage II sporulation protein M has protein sequence MPFDIERRKEAWNELDQAVARLRTGGARSLSRVELKRIGRLYRQAAADLAYIRTKKLSPELDASLNALMTRAHGVIYRARTGTLRIGLRNFWDRFALSFRTTWRLFAAAIGFFFVGAVVAFALCYHDGDWTYRLMPEQFADVVEQWKSGEQKAVGKDDGYAPTAFYFVNNTSVAMRCFGYGILLGIPTVLLLIQNGAIMGALAAEMAKVGKLGYLLVSIFPHGVPELGAIFLCGAGGLALGLSLLLPGDRTRIDSVRHGGKTAIWLLAGSVPLLLWAALTEGFFSFYAFPNYAKALFGVAGLVVLSVYFMAAGRASTPHRSA, from the coding sequence ATGCCGTTTGATATCGAGCGGCGAAAAGAGGCTTGGAACGAGTTGGATCAAGCGGTCGCGCGCCTTCGTACAGGGGGCGCGCGATCTCTTTCTAGGGTTGAACTCAAGCGCATTGGCAGGCTGTATCGTCAAGCTGCGGCGGATTTAGCCTACATCCGCACCAAGAAGCTGAGCCCCGAATTAGACGCCTCCCTCAATGCCCTGATGACGCGTGCGCACGGCGTCATCTATCGCGCCCGGACGGGCACTCTTCGAATTGGCCTGAGAAACTTCTGGGATCGCTTCGCGCTCAGCTTTCGAACAACTTGGCGGTTGTTTGCGGCGGCGATCGGGTTCTTCTTCGTAGGGGCGGTCGTCGCTTTTGCCCTCTGCTATCACGACGGCGATTGGACCTACCGGCTGATGCCGGAACAGTTTGCCGATGTGGTCGAACAATGGAAGTCAGGCGAGCAGAAGGCGGTCGGTAAGGACGACGGCTATGCGCCGACCGCGTTCTACTTTGTCAACAACACGAGCGTGGCGATGCGATGCTTTGGGTATGGGATTCTGCTCGGCATCCCCACCGTGCTGTTGCTCATTCAGAACGGCGCGATCATGGGCGCTTTGGCGGCAGAGATGGCCAAAGTCGGAAAGCTGGGTTACTTGCTGGTTTCCATCTTTCCTCATGGCGTGCCGGAGTTAGGCGCAATCTTCTTGTGCGGCGCAGGCGGGCTCGCTTTGGGATTGTCGCTGTTGTTGCCGGGCGACCGCACACGAATCGATTCGGTTCGGCATGGCGGCAAGACGGCGATATGGTTGTTGGCCGGCTCCGTGCCGCTCTTGCTGTGGGCGGCTCTTACCGAGGGTTTCTTTTCGTTTTACGCCTTTCCCAACTATGCCAAAGCGCTGTTCGGCGTGGCTGGATTGGTCGTCTTGTCCGTCTACTTCATGGCGGCGGGCCGCGCCTCTACGCCGCACCGCAGCGCTTGA